The segment aaattatttttgtaattattaaactatttttatatatattaaaacgttttttaaagtttacagtaataataaaacgttttttataaattttaaaaatatttaaaaacctttttctatatttataaacgatttgtaattttttataaatataaatatatatatatatatataaatcatgtatactaaaaactatatatagtaattattaaactatttttttatatatttatattttttgattaaaaactattttggatttttaaaatttttatttattaaaactaatttttaatatattttaatttgtacaattttgaataatattatctaatgtattttcaatttcaatttttattttatattttatattttcgaatttcattaaaaaaattaatatattttttatttatttttttgaaaattccgaggaaaggGTTCCCTCAGAATATTTCGACGACCACTTCCGTAGGAAAATTTTGAGGACTTTTGTGACGAACTCTCGTCCTCACAGTTTTCTCGGAATTactgttcctcgaaattccgtcagaaaattttgagaaaatttcgagggaaaatgaaatttcgaggagTTTTTTTCGAGGACctttttcctcggtatgtcgtcgaaatacggttattccgacgacatactgAGGAAAAAGTCCCTCAATAtctgcgtgttttcttgtagtgtgagATGCTCAGTTGCGTATACAAAATCAAGCTAAAAATTAGCTCTAAAAGAAATGgaataagaaaataaactaTTGCTAAAGAGTTAAAGCTCTATCGATGATGGTAATACACCTAAGTTTATATGATCTGAATAAGTAAAAatcatagaaaagaaaaagagcaaCAACAGTCTCCTATTATGCCAAATTTTTATGGACAATTTTTTGATGATCTTGGAGGCTCAAGACCAAATCTACCTGATTATTGATATCGGTTTATGGATTGTAATATGAGTAATTTTTATGTGTGTAATTTTctcttgtaaaatatttttcttgcatttttaatttttaagtttgtAAGATACTGATCAATGTAATATAACTTATGttggaaaaataattatatattttatattagtttttatttttatttaacatatattctattttatgtattaataatatatataacatttagttGAATACttaagtgaaatataattataagaTAAAGTGATAAAGGAAATAATACTAATAcaattacatataaattataaattatagatatcaaattaaaaaataattaatgttaTGAGGGTTTGAATagtaaaactttaaatttgaaggtttaaattttttttagaaagccAAAAACCTCATTCGAAGGACTCTTGGAAAATCAACATACacaatctttctttttctgaatcAGCATACACAATCTTCAACAACTAGTGACTTGTTAATAGGATGTGAATCGACTCAAGCATAAACCTCCCGCCACCATGAAGCTGGACAGAAAGACACGACGCGGAACCAACTTTCGATACATTCGGTTCCACAGAACATACGGAAAACGTCCTAATGTACAGGGAGCCGAGACAGAAAATGCAACACCAGACATCGATTTTGTCCCGTCGCCGGCGACTCAGGGATATGGTTGTACAAAATCGATCTCGGCGTTGCATTTTTCGAGTCAGGCCCTTAATGACCGTCCGATTTTCTTCTATTGCTGTCTACCGTTGGATATAAGACGAGTTCATTTAGATAAAATATGTAGTAACGCCACGTCACCATCCTAAGAACTGTCCAGAACAAAAATGGTGTCAAAAAGATGATCGAACTCTCCAGAAACTCATCTCCCTATATAAACACCTCTCCTCTCAGCTACGCCTTCATCGTTTCTCATTTTCAGAAACTCATCACCATCTCTGAGATATCAAAGATTTAAACAAACAGCGACGATGCCGAGCAGATACCCAGGAGCCGTGACACAAGACTGGGAGCCAGTGGTGCTCCACAAAACCAAGCCAAAGAGCCAAGACCTCCGTGATCCCAAGGCGGTTAACGCGGCTCTCAGAAGTGGTTTAGCGGTTCAGACGGTGAAGAAATTCGACGCCGGTTCTAACAAGAAGGGGAAGTCGACGGCGGTGCCTGTGATCAACACGAAGAAGTTGGAGGAAGAGACGGAACCGTCGGCGATGGATCGTGTGAAAGCGGAGGTGAGGCTAGCGATACAGAAAGCTCGGTTGGAGAAGAAGATGTCACAAGCGGATCTAGCGAAACAGATCAACGAGCGGACACAGGTGGTTCAAGAATACGAAAACGGGAAAGCTGTTCCTAACCAGGCCGTGCTTGCCAAGATGGAGAAGGTTCTGGGTGTTAAACTCAGGGGTAAACATGTTAAATAATGCAAAAAACGATACCgtatctgtttttcttttttttggtgcGTATCTACCATCTAGTTTCGTATTCTCtcattttgtgaaaataattaAGAACGCTTTTCATTTGAATTTTAAACGACACGTGTCTCGCAAACGCTTTTCTTCATACATGAGCTGATCAACATATTTCTtcttgggaaaattgccaaaacggaacaaaaattcagtaTGGTTGTCcttatagtataaaaccatcatttagttgtccttttaatataatttttttcataattccaAAACTAActcttgattaatctaattaaacacattaaattaatagaatttaaaataataataattaaaaacgtttaaaaagggaaaataaaaaaaactttaaattttttaataaaaataaactttttaaaacttaataaaataaaaataaaaataatttacaatttttaaattttttaataaaaataaactttttaaaac is part of the Raphanus sativus cultivar WK10039 chromosome 5, ASM80110v3, whole genome shotgun sequence genome and harbors:
- the LOC108857726 gene encoding multiprotein-bridging factor 1c, whose amino-acid sequence is MPSRYPGAVTQDWEPVVLHKTKPKSQDLRDPKAVNAALRSGLAVQTVKKFDAGSNKKGKSTAVPVINTKKLEEETEPSAMDRVKAEVRLAIQKARLEKKMSQADLAKQINERTQVVQEYENGKAVPNQAVLAKMEKVLGVKLRGKHVK